A single genomic interval of Sander lucioperca isolate FBNREF2018 chromosome 9, SLUC_FBN_1.2, whole genome shotgun sequence harbors:
- the LOC116048873 gene encoding putative nuclease HARBI1: MSLVRIKRTSGAHEGDYVNRKSFHSINVQMICDAACIITNVEAKCPGSVHDSRVFRSSTISHRLSQGEFSGVLLGDKGYACETYLLTPLADPQTAAQQGYNLAHARTRARIEMAFGLLKSRFQCLHHLRVTPDRGCDITVACTVLHNIACLRKERGPAVALEIEWDNAAIFPDDINGRLVRDQYINYFR, encoded by the exons ATGTCATTGGTGCGCATTAAACGCACCTCAGGGGCCCATGAGGGAGATTATGTCAACAGAAAATCCTTCCACAGTATCAATGTTCAg ATGATCTGTGATGCTGCCTGCATCATTACTAATGTGGAGGCAAAGTGTCCTGGATCCGTCCATGACTCCCGAGTTTTTAGGTCCAGTACCATTTCCCACCGACTATCACAAG GTGAATTCTCTGGCGTTCTTCTGGGAGACAAGGGTTATGCCTGTGAGACGTACCTTCTCACTCCCCTTGCAGACCCTCAGACAGCAGCACAGCAAGGATACAATCTTGCTCATGCAAGAACAAGGGCCCGAATTGAGATGGCATTTGGCCTTctcaagtcacgttttcagtgTCTCCACCACCTGAGGGTCACCCCAGACAGGGGCTGTGACATTACTGTAGCCTGCACGGTCCTACATAATATTGCCTGTCTGAGGAAGGAAAGGGGTCCAGCAGTGGCACTGGAGATTGAGTGGGACAATGCAGCTATATTCCCAGATGACATTAATGGCAGGCTGGTCAGAGACCAATACATTAATTATTTCAGATGA
- the LOC116048861 gene encoding ATP-sensitive inward rectifier potassium channel 10-like isoform X3, translating into MRDLWTTFLDMQWRYKLFLFTATFAGTWFLFGVLWYLMALVHGDLLEFDPPSNHTPCVMQMQTLTGAFLFSLETQTTIGYGFRCITEECPAAIILLIVQLVITMLMEIFITGTFLAKVARPKKRGETVKFSQHAVVSTHEGRPCLMIRVANMRKSLLLGCQVNGKLLQTSLTKEGETVRLDQRNVPFQVDTSSDSPFLILPLTFYHLIDDNSPLRAWADKGGGWTDPELADFELLVIMSATVEPTSATCQVRTSYLPDEILWGYEFPPVVSLSPSGKYVADFAFFDKVAKTKTTPVFKTSSPQHGYQSNGGAVSEGSDPEKIRLEQSYRERGEERGRVRDTPLSVRISNV; encoded by the exons ATGCGGGACCTCTGGACAACATTTCTGGACATGCAGTGGCGCTACAAGTTGTTCCTGTTCACGGCCACGTTTGCGGGGACCTGGTTCCTGTTCGGGGTGCTGTGGTATCTGATGGCACTGGTGCACGGAGACCTGCTTG AGTTCGACCCCCCGTCGAACCACACCCCCTGTGTGATGCAGATGCAGACCCTGACGGGGGCTTTCCTCTTCTCCCTGGAGACCCAGACCACCATTGGTTATGGTTTCCGTTGCATCACTGAGGAGTGTCCCGCAGCCATCATCCTCCTCATTGTCCAGCTCGTCATCACCATGCTGATGGAGATCTTCATCACTGGTACCTTCCTGGCCAAG GTTGCTCGGCCAAAGAAGCGAGGTGAGACGGTGAAGTTTAGCCAACATGCTGTGGTGTCGACCCATGAAGGCCGACCCTGCCTGATGATCAGGGTGGCCAACATGCGCAAGAGTCTCCTGCTCGGCTGTCAG GTGAATGGAAAACTGCTCCAGACATCTCTGACCAAGGAAGGGGAGACGGTTCGTCTGGACCAGAGGAACGTTCCCTTCCAAGTGGACACGTCTAGCGACAGCCCCTTCCTCATCCTGCCCCTCACCTTCTACCACCTCATTGATGACAACAGCCCCCTGCGAGCCTGGGCAGACAAGG GTGGAGGCTGGACAGATCCAGAGTTGGCAGACTTCGAGCTGCTGGTCATCATGAGCGCTACAGTTGAGCCGACCTCGGCCACCTGCCAGGTTCGCACCTCCTACCTGCCCGATGAGATTCTCTGGGGTTATGAGTTTCCACCTGTAGTCTCCCTTTCCCCATCAGGGAAATACGTAGCGGACTTTGCCTTCTTCGACAAAGTGGCCAAGACCAAGACCACGCCCGTCTTCAAAACATCCAGCCCCCAGCATGGGTACCAGAGCAACGGGGGTGCTGTGTCTGAGGGGTCCGATCCAGAGAAGATCCGTCTGGAGCAGAGTtacagggagagaggggaggaacgTGGCCGTGTCAGAGACACTCCTCTCAGTGTTCGCATCAGCAATGTGTGA
- the LOC116048861 gene encoding ATP-sensitive inward rectifier potassium channel 10-like isoform X2, whose translation MEMEYILLESSSPQKVCHSQTQTDVLKPLLGGGLSGGGGTLRKRRRVLSKDGRSNVRIEHVSGRNALYMRDLWTTFLDMQWRYKLFLFTATFAGTWFLFGVLWYLMALVHGDLLEFDPPSNHTPCVMQMQTLTGAFLFSLETQTTIGYGFRCITEECPAAIILLIVQLVITMLMEIFITGTFLAKVARPKKRGETVKFSQHAVVSTHEGRPCLMIRVANMRKSLLLGCQVNGKLLQTSLTKEGETVRLDQRNVPFQVDTSSDSPFLILPLTFYHLIDDNSPLRAWADKGGGWTDPELADFELLVIMSATVEPTSATCQVRTSYLPDEILWGYEFPPVVSLSPSGKYVADFAFFDKVAKTKTTPVFKTSSPQHGYQSNGGAVSEGSDPEKIRLEQSYRERGEERGRVRDTPLSVRISNV comes from the exons CTCCTCCCCTCAGAAGGTGTGCCACTCCCAAACACAGACTGATGTTTTAAAGCCCTTACTGGGTGGTGGCTTATCCGGTGGGGGTGGGActctgaggaagaggaggcgtGTCCTGTCCAAAGATGGGCGTAGCAACGTGCGCATCGAGCACGTCAGCGGCCGGAATGCTCTGTACATGCGGGACCTCTGGACAACATTTCTGGACATGCAGTGGCGCTACAAGTTGTTCCTGTTCACGGCCACGTTTGCGGGGACCTGGTTCCTGTTCGGGGTGCTGTGGTATCTGATGGCACTGGTGCACGGAGACCTGCTTG AGTTCGACCCCCCGTCGAACCACACCCCCTGTGTGATGCAGATGCAGACCCTGACGGGGGCTTTCCTCTTCTCCCTGGAGACCCAGACCACCATTGGTTATGGTTTCCGTTGCATCACTGAGGAGTGTCCCGCAGCCATCATCCTCCTCATTGTCCAGCTCGTCATCACCATGCTGATGGAGATCTTCATCACTGGTACCTTCCTGGCCAAG GTTGCTCGGCCAAAGAAGCGAGGTGAGACGGTGAAGTTTAGCCAACATGCTGTGGTGTCGACCCATGAAGGCCGACCCTGCCTGATGATCAGGGTGGCCAACATGCGCAAGAGTCTCCTGCTCGGCTGTCAG GTGAATGGAAAACTGCTCCAGACATCTCTGACCAAGGAAGGGGAGACGGTTCGTCTGGACCAGAGGAACGTTCCCTTCCAAGTGGACACGTCTAGCGACAGCCCCTTCCTCATCCTGCCCCTCACCTTCTACCACCTCATTGATGACAACAGCCCCCTGCGAGCCTGGGCAGACAAGG GTGGAGGCTGGACAGATCCAGAGTTGGCAGACTTCGAGCTGCTGGTCATCATGAGCGCTACAGTTGAGCCGACCTCGGCCACCTGCCAGGTTCGCACCTCCTACCTGCCCGATGAGATTCTCTGGGGTTATGAGTTTCCACCTGTAGTCTCCCTTTCCCCATCAGGGAAATACGTAGCGGACTTTGCCTTCTTCGACAAAGTGGCCAAGACCAAGACCACGCCCGTCTTCAAAACATCCAGCCCCCAGCATGGGTACCAGAGCAACGGGGGTGCTGTGTCTGAGGGGTCCGATCCAGAGAAGATCCGTCTGGAGCAGAGTtacagggagagaggggaggaacgTGGCCGTGTCAGAGACACTCCTCTCAGTGTTCGCATCAGCAATGTGTGA
- the LOC116048861 gene encoding ATP-sensitive inward rectifier potassium channel 10-like isoform X1 yields MTSATPPSSRSSSPQKVCHSQTQTDVLKPLLGGGLSGGGGTLRKRRRVLSKDGRSNVRIEHVSGRNALYMRDLWTTFLDMQWRYKLFLFTATFAGTWFLFGVLWYLMALVHGDLLEFDPPSNHTPCVMQMQTLTGAFLFSLETQTTIGYGFRCITEECPAAIILLIVQLVITMLMEIFITGTFLAKVARPKKRGETVKFSQHAVVSTHEGRPCLMIRVANMRKSLLLGCQVNGKLLQTSLTKEGETVRLDQRNVPFQVDTSSDSPFLILPLTFYHLIDDNSPLRAWADKGGGWTDPELADFELLVIMSATVEPTSATCQVRTSYLPDEILWGYEFPPVVSLSPSGKYVADFAFFDKVAKTKTTPVFKTSSPQHGYQSNGGAVSEGSDPEKIRLEQSYRERGEERGRVRDTPLSVRISNV; encoded by the exons ATGACATCTGCCACACCTCCATCCTCTCGTAGCTCCTCCCCTCAGAAGGTGTGCCACTCCCAAACACAGACTGATGTTTTAAAGCCCTTACTGGGTGGTGGCTTATCCGGTGGGGGTGGGActctgaggaagaggaggcgtGTCCTGTCCAAAGATGGGCGTAGCAACGTGCGCATCGAGCACGTCAGCGGCCGGAATGCTCTGTACATGCGGGACCTCTGGACAACATTTCTGGACATGCAGTGGCGCTACAAGTTGTTCCTGTTCACGGCCACGTTTGCGGGGACCTGGTTCCTGTTCGGGGTGCTGTGGTATCTGATGGCACTGGTGCACGGAGACCTGCTTG AGTTCGACCCCCCGTCGAACCACACCCCCTGTGTGATGCAGATGCAGACCCTGACGGGGGCTTTCCTCTTCTCCCTGGAGACCCAGACCACCATTGGTTATGGTTTCCGTTGCATCACTGAGGAGTGTCCCGCAGCCATCATCCTCCTCATTGTCCAGCTCGTCATCACCATGCTGATGGAGATCTTCATCACTGGTACCTTCCTGGCCAAG GTTGCTCGGCCAAAGAAGCGAGGTGAGACGGTGAAGTTTAGCCAACATGCTGTGGTGTCGACCCATGAAGGCCGACCCTGCCTGATGATCAGGGTGGCCAACATGCGCAAGAGTCTCCTGCTCGGCTGTCAG GTGAATGGAAAACTGCTCCAGACATCTCTGACCAAGGAAGGGGAGACGGTTCGTCTGGACCAGAGGAACGTTCCCTTCCAAGTGGACACGTCTAGCGACAGCCCCTTCCTCATCCTGCCCCTCACCTTCTACCACCTCATTGATGACAACAGCCCCCTGCGAGCCTGGGCAGACAAGG GTGGAGGCTGGACAGATCCAGAGTTGGCAGACTTCGAGCTGCTGGTCATCATGAGCGCTACAGTTGAGCCGACCTCGGCCACCTGCCAGGTTCGCACCTCCTACCTGCCCGATGAGATTCTCTGGGGTTATGAGTTTCCACCTGTAGTCTCCCTTTCCCCATCAGGGAAATACGTAGCGGACTTTGCCTTCTTCGACAAAGTGGCCAAGACCAAGACCACGCCCGTCTTCAAAACATCCAGCCCCCAGCATGGGTACCAGAGCAACGGGGGTGCTGTGTCTGAGGGGTCCGATCCAGAGAAGATCCGTCTGGAGCAGAGTtacagggagagaggggaggaacgTGGCCGTGTCAGAGACACTCCTCTCAGTGTTCGCATCAGCAATGTGTGA